Proteins encoded together in one Balaenoptera musculus isolate JJ_BM4_2016_0621 chromosome 6, mBalMus1.pri.v3, whole genome shotgun sequence window:
- the LOC118896992 gene encoding 60S ribosomal protein L22 → MAPVKKLVVKGGKKKKQVLKFTLDCTHPVEDGIMDAANFEQFLQERIKVNGKAGNLGGGVVTIERSKSKITVTSEVPFSKRYLKYLTKKYLKKNNLRDWLRVVANSKESYELRYFQINQDEEEEEDED, encoded by the coding sequence ATGGCGCCAGTGAAAAAGCTTGTGGTGAAGGGGggcaaaaaaaagaagcaggtccTGAAGTTTACTCTTGACTGTACCCATCCTGTAGAAGATGGAATCATGGATGCGGCCAATTTTGAGCAGTTTCTTCAGGAAAGAATCAAAGTGAATGGAAAAGCTGGGAATCTCGGAGGAGGTGTTGTAACAATCGAAAGAAGCAAAAGCAAGATCACTGTAACTTCCGAGGTGCCTTTTTCCAAAAGGTATTTGAAATATCtcaccaaaaaatatttgaagaagaataaTCTCCGTGATTGGTTACGCGTAGTTGCTAACAGCAAAGAAAGTTACGAATTACGTTACTTCCAGATTAATCaagatgaagaagaggaagaagatgaggaTTGA